In Chiroxiphia lanceolata isolate bChiLan1 chromosome 2, bChiLan1.pri, whole genome shotgun sequence, a single genomic region encodes these proteins:
- the PROS1 gene encoding vitamin K-dependent protein S yields MGLRWLPLLAVAIAMAQAATFLPQQYASQFLLRKRRANSFMEESKKGNLERECIEELCNKEEAREVFENNPETEYFYPKYLGCLASHRAGVFRVAAVTPDSPADLRACVKEISNQCSPLPCHKDGYKDCIDGQGKYTCVCKPGWRGENCEEDINECEDFNGGCSQRCSNLPGSYRCLCEDGYFMHSNKRDCGDINECVLHPNICGTAICKNTQGKYECECAEGYTYNSTSKNCEDIDECAENVCAQLCVNSPGSYSCYCDGKKGFKLSKDTKNCESVTECIPLNLEKNYELLYLAEQFIGIPVLYLKFKLPNVTRFTAEFDFRTYDAEGVILYAESLDNSAWILLALRDGKIEVQFKNEFGTKVTSGGKAINDGLWHIISVEELEHSISVKIAKEAVMSINSPGILFKQSQGFLETKVYIAGLPRKVGNALVKQINPRLDGCIRAWNLMNQGHSGVKEVIQEKQSKHCLVSVGRGSFYPGTGMAAFQINYNNLDSAEDWLINVTLSIRSSTDTGVMFALVSNETVPLALSIVDSNSSDSQKITVTIGNITVAHLESKKLCTPRKVQVGLLVTKQELELSVDSHTDRSNSEHLSVLNQAMMANAVTYLGGLPDVPLGATPVTAFYNGCMEVKVNNRQLDLDEAISKHNDIRSHSCPLIMQ; encoded by the exons ATGGGGCTGCGGTGGCTCCCGCTGCTGGCGGTGGCCATCGCGATGGCCCAGGCGGCGACCT TTTTACCCCAGCAGTATGCCTCCCAGTTCCTGCTCAGGAAACGTCGAGCCAATTCTTTTATGGAAGAAAGTAAGAAAGGAAATCTAGAAAGAGAATGCATTGAAGAATTATGCAATAAGGAAGAAGCCAGGGAAGTCTTTGAAAATAATCCTGAAACT GAGTATTTTTATCCCAAATATTTAG GCTGCCTTGCCTCCCATCGAGCTGGGGTTTTCAGGGTTGCTGCAGTTACTCCTGATTCTCCAGCTGACCTGAGGGCCTGCGTCAAGG AAATTTCAAACCAGTGCAGCCCTCTGCCATGCCATAAAGATGGATATAAGGATTGCATAGATGGACAAGGCAAATACACATGTGTCTGTAAACCAGGGTGGAGAGGAGAGAACTGTGAAGAAG ataTAAACGAGTGTGAAGACTTCAATGGAGGTTGTAGCCAACGCTGTTCCAATTTACCTGGGAGCTACCGTTGCTTGTGTGAAGATGGATACTTCATGCACTCGAACAAACGCGATTGTGGAG ATATAAATGAGTGTGTGCTACATCCAAACATCTGTGGGACAGCCATCTGTAAAAACACCCAGGGAAAATATGAATGTGAATGTGCAGAAGGCTACACATATAATTCAACTTCCAAGAACTGTGAAG ATATTGATGAATGTGCTGAAAATGTTTGTGCTCAACTCTGTGTAAACTCTCCAGGAAGTTACAGCTGCTATTGTGATGGCAAGAAAGGGTTCAAGCTCTCCAAGGACACGAAGAATTGTGAG TCTGTTACTGAGTGTATCCCACTGAACCTCGAAAAGAATTATGAACTGCTTTATCTGGCAGAGCAATTCATAGGAATTCCCGTCCTCTACTTAAAGTTTAAATTGCCAAATGTCACAAG ATTTACAGCAGAGTTTGATTTTCGGACATACGATGCAGAGGGAGTTATCCTGTATGCCGAATCCCTTGACAATTCAGCATGGATATTGCTGGCTCTTCGTGATGGGAAGATTGAAGTTCAGTTCAAGAATGAATTTGGAACAAAAGTCACCAGTGGAGGCAAAGCCATTAATGATGGACTGTGGCATATA ATATCAGTTGAAGAACTGGAGCACAGCATAAGTGTAAAAATAGCTAAAGAAGCTGTGATGAGTATTAACAGCCCAGGAATTCTTTTTAAACAGTCCCAGGGTTTCCTGGAAACTAAGGTGTACATTGCAGGATTACCTCGCAAAGTGGGCAATGCTCTTGTTAAACAG ATTAACCCTCGGTTAGATGGTTGTATTCGTGCCTGGAACCTGATGAATCAGGGACATTCAGGTGTAAAAGAAGttattcaagaaaaacaaagcaaacactgTTTAGTATCAGTGGGGAGAGGATCCTTCTACCCTGGCACTGGAATGGCAGCATTTCAGATAAATTATA ataacCTTGACAGTGCTGAAGACTGGCTAATAAATGTGACTCTGAGTATTCGCTCATCCACAGACACTGGTGTTATGTTTGCCTTGGTTTCTAATGAAACAGTGCCTCTTGCATTGTCCATAGTGGACTCTAACTCCTCTGACTCACAG AAAATCACTGTGACCATAGGAAACATCACTGTTGCACATCTGGAATCAAAGAAGTTGTGTACCCCCAGAAAGGTGCAGGTTGGACTTTTAGTAACCAAACAGGAACTTGAACTGTCTGTGGATTCACACACAGACAGAAGCAATTCAGAGCACCTGTCTGTCCTGAATCAAGCCATGATGGCAAATGCTGTCACTTACTTGGGTGGGCTGCCAG ATGTTCCTCTGGGTGCTACACCAGTGACTGCTTTTTATAATGGCTGCATGGAGGTGAAGGTCAACAACAGGCAGCTGGATCTGGATGAAGCCATTTCCAAACACAACGACATCAGATCTCACTCGTGCCCACTGATTATGCAGTAA